A stretch of the Pseudorasbora parva isolate DD20220531a chromosome 13, ASM2467924v1, whole genome shotgun sequence genome encodes the following:
- the unc45b gene encoding protein unc-45 homolog B: MTMGEIGDPVQFKDEGNKYFQAGEIDKAIESYTKAIKACKDKKVLAVIYRNRSACFLKKENYNNAASDASKAIDVDAADIKALYRRCQALEKLGKLDMAFKDVQRCATIEPKNKTFLETLRRLGAEIQQKLKTTFSTDSRVQNMFDILFSDESDKEKREKAANNLIVLAREDAGAERIFQNNGVPLLVQLIDTGNPEMILAAIRTLSGMCTGHRARATAIIHMVGISKVCSIMAMDNEEIALATANMFQCIYDSLSGGDKRNYGKEEALVLDSSRDLKDILLALLEMIASKKVSGHGRDQALNLLTRNVPRKDKKDPDHSKCLFTIDHGLKKILKVCGQVPELPDQLPLTENTQLIASVLLDKIYDDLRCDPERDNFRDICDEYIKSKFDPNDMDKNIHAINTLSGILQGPFDVGNVLAGRQGIMEMMVALCGSEREVDQLVAVEALIHASTKTSKASFFISNGVSLLKEMYKKTKNEKIKIRALVGLCKLGSAGGDDYSMRQFAEGSTEKLAKQCRKWLCNPTLDVRTRKWAIEGLAYLTNDADVKDDFVEDEAAMRAMFELAKSKDKTILYAVACTLVNCTNSYDKKDILPELVQLAKFSKQHVPEQHPKDKKDFIERRVKKLLKAGVTSALAVMVKADSSILTDQTKEMLSRVFLALADNIKDRGTIVAQGGGKALIPLALEGTDKGKVKASHALAKIAAVSNPEIAFPGERIYEVVRPLVSLLSTDRDGMENFEALLGLTNLAALNDKLRVKILKEKALPEIENYMFEEHDQIRQAATECMCNLVSCKEVQDRFLQDGNDKLKLLILLCSEDDEQLQRASAGALAMLTAAQKKLAVKMTKVTEQWLEILQRLCIHDNPEIQHRGLVTVYNMLDADDELAKKLIESELLEILTYVAKLEDNPKKQDAINAARACLSRAMDHGLVKPFSQ; encoded by the exons ATGACG ATGGGTGAAATTGGAGATCCGGTCCAGTTTAAGGACGAGGGTAACAAGTACTTCCAGGCTGGAGAAATCGACAAAGCTATTGAGAGTTACACTAAAGCCATAAAGGCCTGCAAAGACAAGAAAGTGCTAGCGGTCATCTACAGGAACAGATCAGCTTGTTTCCTGAAAAAG GAAAATTACAACAACGCAGCATCAGACGCTAGCAAAG CAATCGATGTGGATGCTGCGGACATCAAGGCTCTGTACAGAAGATGCCAAGCACTCGAGAAGCTTGGCAAACTGGACATGGCCTTTAAGGACGTTCAGAGATGTGCAACCATAGAGCCTAAAAACAAGACCTTCCTCGAGACCCTCAGAAGACTCGGAGCTGAGATCCAACAGAAG CTCAAAACCACCTTCTCAACAGACTCCAGAGTGCAGAACATGTTTGACATCCTATTTTCAGATGAATCAGATAAGGAAAAGAGAGAAAAG GCTGCCAACAACTTGATTGTCCTGGCCAGAGAGGACGCCGGAGCAGAGAGAATATTCCAGAACAATGGCGTGCCTTTGCTTGTGCAGCTGATTGACACAGGAAACCCTGAGATGATTCTGGCAGCCATCCGGACTCTGTCAGGAATGTGCACAGGCCACAGAGCAAGG GCAACTGCCATCATCCACATGGTGGGAATTAGCAAAGTGTGCAGCATCATGGCTATGGACAATGAGGAGATTGCTCTGGCAACTGCAAACATGTTCCAGTGTATCTATGACTCCCTCTCTGGAGGAGACAAGAGAAATTATGGCAAAGAAGAGGCCCTCGTACTCG ACTCCAGTAGGGACTTGAAGGATATCCTACTTGCCTTGTTGGAGATGATCGCAAGCAAAAAGGTGTCTGGACACGGGAGAGACCAGGCCCTGAACCTCCTGACCAGGAATGTGCCAAGAAAAGACAAGAAAGACCCGGACCACTCCAAGTGCCTTTTCACCATTGACCACG GCCTGAAGAAGATTCTGAAGGTCTGCGGTCAGGTTCCCGAACTTCCTGATCAGTTGCCGCTGACAGAAAACACACAGCTGATTGCCAGCGTTCTCCTCGACAAAATCTACGATGACTTGCGGTGTGACCCTGAGCGAGATAACTTCAGAGATATCTGTGATGAGTACATTAA GAGCAAGTTTGACCCCAACGACATGGACAAAAACATCCATGCCATCAATACTTTGTCAGGCATCTTGCAGGGGCCTTTCGACGTGGGCAATGTCCTTGCGGGTCGTCAGGGCATTATGGAGATGATGGTGGCTCTTTGTGGATCTGAACGTGAAGTGGACCAGTTGGTAGCAGTCGAGGCCCTCATTCACGCATCTACCAAAACCAGCAAAGCCTCCTTCTTTATCAGCAATGGAGTATCTCTGCTGAAGGAAATGTACAAGAAAACTAAGAATGAGAAGATCAAGATCCGAGCCCTTGTG GGTCTGTGTAAACTGGGATCAGCTGGAGGAGATGATTACAGCATGAGACAATTTGCTGAGggttccactgagaaactggcCAAGCAGTGCAGAAA GTGGCTCTGCAATCCTACACTTGATGTGCGCACCAGGAAATGGGCCATTGAAGGTTTGGCTTATCTTACCAATGATGCTGATGTAAAAGATGACTTTGTTGAGGATGAAGCAGCCATGCGGGCCATGTTTGAACTCGCCAAG TCAAAAGATAAGACCATCCTATATGCTGTTGCCTGCACCCTGGTCAACTGCACCAACAGCTACGACAAGAAAGACATCCTCCCGGAGTTGGTACAACTGGCTAAGTTCTCCAAACAGCACGTCCCTGAACAGCACCCGAAG GATAAGAAGGACTTTATTGAAAGGCGAGTCAAGAAGCTATTGAAAGCTGGAGTCACATCAGCTCTTGCTGTCATGGTCAAAGCAGATAGTTCCATCCTGACTGATCAAACCAAAGAGATGCTTTCAAG AGTGTTTCTTGCCTTGGCAGATAACATTAAAGATCGTGGCACAATTGTTGCTCAAGGTGGAGGAAAG GCTTTGATCCCATTAGCCCTGGAGGGAACCGACAAAGGAAAAGTAAAGGCCAGCCATGCTCTGGCTAAGATTGCTGCCGTCTCCAATCCTGAAATCGCCTTCCCTGGCGAGAGG ATATATGAAGTTGTGCGACCACTGGTGTCCTTGCTAAGCACAGATCGAGATGGTATGGAAAACTTTGAAGCTCTGCTGGGTCTTACAAATCTTGCTGCCTTAAACGACAAACTTCG AGTGAAAATCCTAAAAGAAAAAGCACTTCCAGAGATTGAAAACTACATGTTTGAGGAACATGATCAAATCAGACAAGCCGCCACAGAGTGCATGTGCAATCTGGTTTCCTGCAAGGAG GTTCAAGACAGATTTCTGCAAGATGGCAATGATAAACTCAAGCTTCTTATCCTGCTCTGTAGTGAAGATGATGAGCAGCTTCAGAGGGCGTCTGCTGGCGCACTGGCCATGCTCACTGCCGCACAGAAGAAACTTGCGGTTAAGATGACTAAAGTG ACCGAGCAGTGGCTTGAGATCTTGCAGAGATTGTGTATCCATGACAACCCAGAAATTCAGCACAGAGGTCTTGTGACAGTGTATAACATGCTGGATGCAGATGATGAACTAGCCAAGAAGCTCATTGAAAGTGAATTGTTGGAAATCCTGACATATGTGGCAAAACTGGAGGACAACCCCAAAAAGCAGGATGCTATTAACGCAGCTCGTGCCTGCCTGTCTAGAGCCATGGATCATGGACTTGTAAAGCCGTTTTCACaataa